A single genomic interval of Demequina sp. NBRC 110054 harbors:
- a CDS encoding RNA polymerase sigma factor, translating to MALGTGFDSVLEAARTGAAWAWENLYRDLAGPVGGYLRSRGAPDPEDVLSETFLSVAQDIHRFEGDEADFRAWVFTIAHRRMQDAFRKQGRRVPTFDGEAALEHAESGWLGNVEEEAMGRLSVDQVESLTAGLSVAQRDVLMLRVIGDLSVAETARVLDRSEGAVKAMQSRALKTLRQNLSDGASPFGAGQR from the coding sequence ACTCGGTGCTCGAGGCCGCGCGGACCGGTGCCGCATGGGCATGGGAGAACCTCTACCGTGACCTCGCGGGGCCCGTGGGTGGGTACCTGCGAAGCAGGGGTGCCCCGGATCCCGAGGACGTCCTTTCCGAGACCTTCCTTTCGGTCGCTCAGGACATCCACCGCTTCGAGGGCGACGAGGCCGACTTCCGCGCATGGGTCTTCACGATCGCGCACCGGCGCATGCAGGACGCCTTCCGCAAGCAGGGCCGACGGGTGCCCACCTTCGACGGCGAGGCCGCGCTCGAGCACGCCGAGTCCGGCTGGCTCGGCAACGTCGAGGAGGAGGCGATGGGCCGCCTGTCGGTGGACCAGGTGGAGAGCCTCACCGCGGGCCTCTCCGTGGCGCAGCGAGACGTGCTCATGCTGCGCGTCATCGGCGACCTCTCCGTCGCGGAGACCGCCCGCGTGTTGGATCGCTCCGAGGGTGCGGTCAAGGCGATGCAGAGCCGCGCGCTCAAGACGCTGCGACAGAATCTTTCCGACGGTGCGTCACCTTTCGGCGCCGGCCAGCGATAA